A region of Chlamydia crocodili DNA encodes the following proteins:
- a CDS encoding autotransporter outer membrane beta-barrel domain-containing protein, with product MDVSVNGADYQRGFWVSGLANFLHKSGTETKRKFRHNSVGYLLGAFAQTPSEDIFSAAFCQLFGKDKDYLASKNSSNIYAGSIYYQHTSFWSAWDRLLQNTIGAQAPLVLNAQLTYSHTSNDMKTNMTKKYAPQNVVYSEIKGDWGNDCFGLELGAVVPIESQYSTLFDMYSPFLKFQLVHAHQEDFKENSSTEGRYFESSNLTNLSMPIGVKFERFSANDSASYNLTLAYSPDIARSNPDCTTSLLVSPTTAVWLTKATNLARQAFIVRAGNYLSFSPNFEIFSQFGFELRGSSRTYNIDLGSKIQF from the coding sequence ATGGATGTTAGCGTCAACGGTGCTGACTATCAGAGAGGCTTCTGGGTATCAGGATTGGCTAACTTCTTACACAAAAGCGGTACAGAAACAAAACGTAAGTTTCGTCACAATAGTGTCGGGTATCTCTTGGGAGCCTTTGCTCAAACACCCTCCGAAGATATCTTCAGCGCTGCTTTCTGTCAGTTGTTTGGAAAAGATAAAGATTACTTAGCATCTAAAAATAGCTCCAATATCTATGCAGGCTCTATCTACTATCAGCATACTTCCTTCTGGAGCGCTTGGGATAGACTGCTACAAAATACTATCGGTGCGCAAGCTCCGTTAGTCCTTAATGCACAACTCACCTACAGTCATACTTCTAATGATATGAAAACGAATATGACTAAAAAATACGCTCCGCAAAACGTCGTCTACTCAGAGATCAAGGGTGATTGGGGTAACGATTGTTTCGGATTAGAACTTGGCGCTGTTGTGCCTATCGAGTCTCAATACTCTACCCTATTCGATATGTATTCTCCATTCTTGAAGTTCCAGCTTGTTCATGCTCACCAAGAAGACTTTAAAGAAAATAGCAGTACTGAAGGAAGATACTTTGAGAGCAGTAATCTTACGAATCTCTCCATGCCTATTGGAGTTAAGTTCGAAAGATTTTCTGCGAACGATAGTGCTTCTTATAATTTAACTCTGGCCTACTCACCAGACATTGCAAGAAGCAATCCTGACTGTACGACGTCTCTGCTAGTTAGCCCAACTACAGCTGTTTGGTTAACTAAAGCGACAAACTTAGCTAGACAAGCCTTCATTGTCCGTGCTGGAAATTACTTATCTTTCAGTCCAAACTTTGAAATCTTTAGTCAGTTCGGTTTCGAGCTCAGAGGCTCTTCCAGAACCTATAATATAGATCTCGGATCTAAAATCCAGTTCTAA
- a CDS encoding polymorphic outer membrane protein middle domain-containing protein, with the protein MKHPVYWFLISSGLIASTSLSFAQGESQTLTPADSYNGNGTFTPKTSSNSTSTTYTCEGNVCIANAGNSSALTSSCFTQSAGDLLFIGNGYSLCFEGINTTSKPAAIDASASNKKLSVNNFSLFSCSFCPPGSNGKGAIKIVGNSTFSSNSDILFNRNCSTDSGGAINCGEELIFEGNRKLIFSENSSSTSGGAIYTKKLTLTAEGLTLFSNNSVSKDSDPKGGAICLNDSSSECSLNAALGDIIFDGNKIITTGNSAKTVRNSIDLGTGGKFMKLNAKEGFGIFFYDPISNGDANSEIEINKTENSINYTGQIVFSGERLTKEERQVADNLKSTFKQKVKIGSGSLVLKDGVTLEAKSFTQTGGTVVMDLGTNLQATSTSGEDITLTDLVINTASLGGGGVSLHQHKFQPVQPTKMLQSNLLI; encoded by the coding sequence ATGAAACACCCAGTTTACTGGTTCTTAATATCTTCGGGGTTAATCGCCTCGACCTCATTGAGCTTCGCTCAAGGAGAAAGTCAAACTTTGACCCCTGCAGATAGTTATAATGGAAATGGAACATTTACGCCGAAAACCTCAAGCAATTCAACAAGTACAACCTACACCTGTGAAGGCAACGTGTGCATTGCTAATGCAGGCAATTCCTCAGCTCTAACAAGCAGTTGCTTCACCCAGAGCGCAGGCGACCTCCTATTCATAGGAAACGGCTATTCCCTTTGTTTCGAAGGCATCAACACGACGTCTAAGCCAGCTGCTATTGATGCAAGCGCGTCAAACAAAAAATTATCTGTTAATAATTTTTCATTATTTTCATGCTCTTTCTGCCCTCCAGGATCGAATGGAAAAGGTGCTATTAAAATTGTAGGAAATTCAACTTTTAGCAGTAATTCCGACATATTATTTAATAGAAATTGTTCAACAGATAGCGGTGGAGCTATTAATTGCGGTGAAGAATTAATATTTGAAGGAAATAGAAAACTAATTTTCTCTGAAAATTCATCTTCAACTAGTGGTGGAGCTATTTATACAAAAAAGCTAACACTAACTGCGGAAGGCCTTACTTTATTTTCTAATAATTCAGTTTCTAAAGATAGTGATCCAAAGGGTGGTGCCATCTGTTTAAATGACTCAAGTAGTGAATGTAGTTTAAATGCTGCTCTCGGAGATATTATTTTCGATGGAAACAAAATAATAACAACTGGGAATAGTGCGAAAACGGTCAGAAATTCCATAGATCTAGGTACTGGTGGAAAATTCATGAAATTAAATGCCAAAGAAGGTTTTGGTATTTTCTTCTATGATCCTATTTCTAATGGCGATGCTAATTCTGAAATAGAAATTAATAAAACCGAAAACTCTATTAATTATACAGGTCAAATTGTCTTTTCTGGAGAACGTTTAACTAAAGAAGAAAGACAAGTTGCGGACAATCTCAAATCCACCTTCAAACAAAAAGTAAAAATAGGCTCGGGCTCATTAGTTCTTAAAGATGGTGTAACTTTAGAAGCTAAATCCTTCACACAAACGGGTGGGACTGTAGTGATGGATTTGGGTACTAACCTACAGGCTACAAGCACTTCAGGAGAAGATATCACGCTAACCGATCTCGTCATCAATACCGCCTCATTGGGGGGGGGGGGGGTATCCCTTCACCAGCACAAATTTCAGCCGGTACAACCGACAAAAATGTTACAATCCAATCTATTAATCTAG